Genomic segment of Bdellovibrio bacteriovorus:
GGAGTGACCAACAACAATGTCGTTACGCCCGTGTCTTTCAGCTCCATACGAATGCAGTCGGTGAACGCCATGACAGCCGCCTTCGAAGCTGCGTAGGTCGAAGCACAGGGAAAATGCATATAGGCCGAAACGCTGGAGTTATTGATGATTTTACCGCGTTTACGCTCAAGCATTCCTGGCAACAATCCGTGCGTCAAATGAACCAAGGCATTCACGTTCACCTGAAACATTTTGTAGATGTCATCTAAGGGCTGTTCTTCTATCAAGCCACCGGTCAACATTCCCGCATTATTAAATAGGATATCAATCGAGGTTTCTTTTAGATTATGCAAAAGCGCATCGACACCTTGACGTGTCGAAAGATCCGCCTCCCACACTGTGACTGATTTAGCACCTGCCGCCTGAAGCTCTTTCACCAGACTGTCATCAGACTGCCTCATCACCAGATGAAGATTCGCTTTATCTTCGGCGCACATTTTAGCAAAAGCTTTTCCAATCCCACGACTGGCACCTGTGATAAGAATATGACGGTTTGTGATTTCCATGCGGACTATCCTTCTTTGATGACGGTCTGAGGACTTAATCCCCAGGATTTCAGAATTTCGATTTCATCGGCGGCCGACGTGGCCTTTTTGAATTTAGCTCCTGACTTTCCGCTCACACGGTTTTGGCAAGAAGGCCAATTCTTGTGACGATAAACCAGCCCCCCGATATTGCTCAGGTAACTGAAAGCCTCTTTCTTTTCACCCGGCGCACGCATTTCTGGCAAAGCCGTGTCGGCGGGAACTTCCAGCATGTTGATGGGATAAGAACTCAAAGGTCCTTGATACAAGGACACGTAATCATTTTTTGAAAAGGCAACCGCGATGCGATCACAGCGTTCATTGCCCGGCGTGCCCACGTGACCACGAGAATATTTCCACTCGATCTTATTACCGGGACCGCGCGCTTGAATGAGCTGCGCCAGTTCTTCCCAGATATCTCGATTAGAAACATCCGCACCCTCCGCGGTTTTCCAACCGCGCTTTTTCCAGCCCCAAATCCATTGCGTGATTCCACGAATCAAGTAAGTGGAGTCCGTATAAAAATGCACAGGGCCCGGCACCGCAGAAATAAACTTAAGTGCTTCTACGGCGGCCGTCATTTCCATGCGGTTGTTCGTGGTTGAGCGCTCTCCCGCACCCAACTCTTGAACTTGATCGTTCGGTAAAAGCACAATGCTTCCCCAACCTCCGGGGCCGGGATTTCCAGAACAAGCGCCATCAGAGAATATCAAAATATAATCGCGTACTTTTATTGCCACAGCTCATGGTCATCGCGCGCTTTTCTTATGTCAATGCGCTGGATGCCAGAGACGGGCTTCTGACCAATACTTAGACAGGTAAATCTTATCAGGCTGCAATTTAAGGCCGTTTGCTTCTGGCACCCTCCCTGCAAAATAATCCCGAAGGAGAGTGTTTATGTCTTTTGCTATGCGCCCCCTTATCGGATTTTTGACGACAGTCTTGCTGGCAGGCCAAGTCTTTGCCAATGCGTCTGTCACCTCTTCGACGACGCTAGTACAACAACCGAAAAAACAAGGGCGCATGTGGAGTGGTTTTGTAAATGCCAGTCGCTCGACAAGTCTTTATGACTTTGAAGATGGCACTCGCCAGGACGCGATGGACTATATGATGCGCCTGAATTTGAAATTGAACGACAAGTTTTCTATGCGCGTTCAGGGTGGTTATTCACAAGACTTAAAATATCCTGAAAACAATGATTTCTCTGACACGTCAGTCAGTTTGGGACGCGCGCCCATGGCTTTGGGTAAAACGATTATGTTGGGTTATCGCGTGGCTACGGGTCTTCCTACTTCTAAAGACTCTCACACTCGTCAAAATCTGATTGCTTCGCTTTCAACAACCGTGAACGGCATGATCAATCCAGACCGTCTTATTTCGGGACTGGACATCGCGGGTTCAATTTCGGCAGGTCGCAACTTCCATCAGTACGAAACTGCTTTAGATGGCCGTGTGAACACGCAGTGGACCTCTTCGCAAATGCTTTCGATGGCGTACACTTTTACGACGGGGATTTCTGTCTCTGCAGAATTTCTTCACCGAAACACATGGTCTTACCAAAATGTGATGCGCGACACTTTTGAAATGACTCAAGAGATCGGCTACGAAATCAACTCCACCTTTTCCATCGCTGCGGGACACACAAACTCAGGTTCTTCTTTAAAACCTAACGGTGATGATTCCAATGTGCAGTTGATCAATGAAAACACTTCACTTGTTTACGCCTCTGCAACTGTAGTCTTCTAGGACTGCCATGAAAGCCTGGTTGGTAGCACTTCTTCTTATTCTAAGCTTCCAACCCTCCTGGGCCGGCACTCCTCTGGATATTGTCTTTGATATCGACTGGACCACCTTTTATACCGTTCACCCCGAAGACGCGAATGAACGCAGCTCCAAGAGTATTCAAATTGAGGGAAAAACCTACCGCCCCACCGACCATTTAACTGAAGTCATCGAACACTTATTGAAGACCCATCCAGATATACGCATCAGTTTTTTTAGTGGTGGAACGAAGTCACGTAATATGACTTTACTGGACAGCGTGAAGCTTTCTGATGGTCGGTCCCTCGTCGATATCAGCCACCGTATTCTATCTTATGAGGATCTGACAATAGTGTCTCAAAACAAGACTTTGAAATTCTCTGAGCAGCATAAAAAAGTTTTGAATCAGGGAATTCCCGACTGGAATCCCAAGAACACTCTTCTGATCGACGATCAGCCTGAGTTCGCCGTGAAACCTTTAAAATCCGTTTCCTCTTTAGGTCATTTCAACTTCCAACAGAACTTTGATGTTTCACGTGCTGGAGAAAAATTCTTTCCGGCATCCGAGATCGAATGGAAGATGGAGCGCAACAAAGCCCTTGTCTGGTTGGCTCTTTTAGAAAACGCTATTGCAGAGTCTGCGCGCACTGGAAAAGATTTTTCATCCGTCGCCCAAGAGCTGTGGACTCGGGACTCAAAAAACCCTTTCATTTTAAAGCAAGGGCAAGACCTGCTTCCTTCTTCGAAGGGACAGGCCTGCGGCAAGATTTTCGCACTCTAAATTTACTGCATTTCTTTTAAATATTTCAGAGTTATAAAGTGCATCGCCCGCGTCTTATCAAAATGTATCGAATACTTTTGCGGATAATAGCCTAAATGGGTGAAGGTCTTTGGCAACATTAGCTCTTGCTCGAATTTCTTTTTCTTTAGCAAAAACTCTCGCGTGATCATCGGCTCGATAAAAATCAGATTGGCGTCGTAGTAGCCATAGATGTAAGTGGTCGTAAAAGGCTTGCCGTTGTACTCTGGCGAACGCATATCCACCCAGTGCCAACCCATCTGAGGAACACCTTCAGGGCCTCCGACATAGAACGGAGGAAGCTTATCGGGATCCGGCTGCTTCAAACAGATTTCGCGATCGGCGCCCATACAGGTGATAGCTTTGCGGGTGGTCTCATTAATAAAGTAAAAGTGAAAATCGAAGTGCGGTCGATTGTAAATACCATCAGGCTCATGACCGTGAGGCATCCAATTAATGACCATGTGATTGTAGGGTGGAATGTTGAGAATGGACGGCAGTTTTAGTGTGTATTCACCTGGCTCATGTTGAGGCAAGGCATTCAAAGCTCCCTCCGTAAACGCCAAGCCGACAGAATAGGGAGTGCCATCTTCTCCGATATCAGCAAAGGCCTTCGCGGTTCCCTCTCCCATCGCCACGGCATCCCCGTAAACGATAAATCCGTGTGCATAGATCGCTAGAAAAAAGAGTCCACAAAAGACAAAAATCCCTTTCATAAATCCCCCTGCTTTTCAGAATGAAATCCGAGATTTAATTCGACGACAAGCTTCCGCGAGGGCCGGTGTTTTAAATCAGAAAAGTATGTCTCATTTTGAGATCTCCCTGAATTGTCCCCTGTATATTCTGTGGACGGCTTATCTGCCTGTAATGCATTTAATTCACGGCCGCAACCGGAAGCTCGTGGCACTTTCAGTGCATTTATATCCCTTAAGGAGAGTGTCTTTGTTCTAGGCCCATATATTCGATGTGGCGCCATGAGCAGTGACAATTTAGGAATGGAGAGAAAAATGGCTCACAAACCTCAGTACACAAAAGCATTTACGGCTTTGTTGACCTTCGCCCTCGTGGCCGCGGGTTGTACGAAAAAGCGTGATGCGACTTTACCGGATTCAGAAGCTCTAGAGATCTTTGCGATTTCAGACTTCGCGACCCCGTCAAGTGAAGGTTTTAAAGCCATCGCAAAATCCAGCGCCCGCGAGAAATCTTTAGTTGAAGCAACTAGCAACAAGGCCTCAAACGAAAAAGGTTTGGTTGCGGTCGACACATCAGATTCTTCCATCCCTCAACGTTTGCGCTTCATGTTTGAAAACCTAGAAGTTTCCGGTCAGGAAGCTCAAGACTTCAAAATCGTGTTCGGCGTAGACTCTAAATACGTAACGGCGTACAAGCTGACAAACAATGTTGAAGGCTTGACTCGTCTTGAAAAGCAACTCGCTGTCTCTCCAAGCGAAGTTCAGCTTTCTATTGATTTACAAAAAGCCACTTCCTCTCAAGCTAAAAAAGAAATCATGAATAAGATGGCAACGGCGCAAAAAGCTCGTTCGGCTTCTTTATTGAACCGCGCTAACATCAACGTGTTAGTTCCTCTTTTCAAATATGACATCGCTCAAAAAGGTGTTCTTGAAAGAACAAAAAATGAACTCAGAGAAAGTACTTCGACATTGAAGTTGCGTGAAACTGAGTTCAGTCAAGCGACTCATATTCGTTTGAATATTACTTCAGATTCTCGTAAAGACGTGGGCAGCGTAGACCAAAAAGTCGAAATGGACCAAATCTTCACGATGGAGTCTTTGGATAACAAAATCCACAGAGCTGCAGACCTTCAATCTCGCTACAACTTCAACATGAAGTTCGTGGCTGACGATTCGCAAGTTCTTACGAAGCTTGATTCTGACGACATGAAAGTTTACGAACTAACAACGGTTGGTTCTTTGTCTGACGATGAAAAACGTCTTATCAATACAGGTCGCGCAGCGGGCGAAATCATCCGTTGCTCTGACTCTGGCGTGACTTCTGCGGATAAGAACTGTGTTCTTCGCTTGGTGGCGAAAGTTCCAGTGACTTATAAAAATGCTCGTCTAGTACTTGCTGACTCTAAAGAAAACACTTCTAACACGATCGAACTTCAAAAGGTCACTAAAGCGCAAGCTCAAGGCCTGGTTGAAATCGCTCGCGAAGTGCGTGCAGAGCGCGCTCGTCCAACAGGTATCATCGATCCTTTGAATACAATCAAAGTTGCGGATCTTAAGGGTGAGTTCTATTTCAGAAGAACTTTCGAAGATGCTTCTAATATGATGCTTATCGGTAAATCCGGAACAAGCGGTGATCTTTCAGTAGTAAAATTCGAACTTGAAAAAGACCGTTTGGTTGTTCGCAACCAAAAAGCTTTGATCAAGTACGAAGGTCAAACAGCGAAAGACAAAGAAGAGTTGATGTCTGTTCCTGTTAAATACTTCAAACTTGAGACTGTCGATGCTGATGGTGTGGCTCTTCACGTTCCAAAATTGATTGACGCGAAAAAAGAAGATGCGGAATACGTAGAGATCGACTGGACGAAAAATACAATCCCAGTTGCAAACTCTCCGTTGGCTTTCTTCGACGCCGGTGAATGCTGGGCTGCAGAGACTTCTCAACAAGTCACTGATATGGATATGCGTTTAAACAACGATGGTATCTTGAACTTCTCTTTGTCTGGTTCTTACACTGTTAAACCAGGTTGCCATAATGCCCCAACAACGAACAACTACGCTTTGGGTTGGAATGTTCAATTCAACTACAACGTGATCGAGCGTCTTTCATTCAAGAAACGCACGAACGCGCAAGTTGACGATGCTCAATGGGCACCGAACATCGCTCCCAACGTTCAAAGCTCTTTGAACTTCGCAACATTCACTATGGGTGAAACAATCACTTCTACTGATGTTCGTCCAGGCCGTGAGAACAGCGAAGTGTACCGTCCGGTGGTTCATGACTTCCGTAACGGCAAAGTATTGCACTACTGGGTTGGTGGTTTGAAAAATGCTCCTTCTGACAGAAAAGCTCTTATCACTCAGGCAGCCGTCGAGGTCGTGGCTGAGTGGAATGAAGCTTTCCGCAAAGCTTTCAAAGGTACGAACCTTGAGCGCTCTGGTGACTACATCGTTCTTCACACAGGTGATGATGACACAGGTCACTTGGGTGACTTGGACCGCAACTACTTGTGGTTCTTTGACCAACCGACTGAAAACGGTCTTTTGGGTGTGGCTCAGCCGGCACCAAATCCATACTCTGGTACAATCATCGCGAACAACGTGATGGTTTACTCTGGAAACTCTGAGATGGAAATCCGTCGCATGATGGAATCTTACAAAGAGTCTCGCGAGTACGAAAAAATGTTGGACGAAGCAAAACAAGAGGCTTTGGCTGAATTCCAAAAAGAATTGGCAGCACAACAACAAGGTTCTTCTTCTGCAGCTGAAGGCTCAGCGGGTGCAGCTTCGGGATCTGCAGCAGCTGAAAAAGTAAGATCTTTGACGAAATCTTACGGTTCATTCGTACAGAAACTAGTATTGTCTTCACGCCCAGTGGCGGCTCAACGCTTCTCTTCTAAGTACGCTTCGAACGTGGCTGTTAAGAAAGCTGGTAAGTCTTTGCAAGCTAAGGTTCTTAAAGGCAGAAACGTAGTTTCAGATGCGAAAGTGACTTCGAACAAAGATTTCACTCGCAGTGTATTGCAAGCGGCTCTTTCTCAAGAGTTGAAGAACGATCCAATCATGATGGAAGCGATCATCGCTCGTGAGTTGGCTCGCACTGAAAATGGCATGTCTCAACAAATGAAACAATTGTTGTTGAAGCAGGCGCAAATGAAAGAGATGTCTGCAAGATTTGACCAACAAGCTAAAAAACGTGGCGGTTGCTTCTTGTACACTCGTACTGAGTACAACGACAAGTTCTTGAACTCGGACTTCAACACTTTATTCAAGAAAGAGATCAAAGCGACACTATTGCATGAAGTGGGTCACGCGATCGGTCTTGTGCACAACTTCAAAGGTTCTTTCGATAAAGCAAACTTCAACTTTGCTGGCGAAGAAACAAACCGCAACTATACATCCATCATGGATTATATCGCGGCTCCAGAGATGGAATACCAAGGCCCAGGTACATACGACGTGCATGCATTGCGCGCGGCTTACACAGGTTTGGTTGAATTGAGTGATGACATCAAAGCGATGGTTGCTAAAACAGGTGGTGTTTTGACGAACCAATCTAAAGTGTCTGTAAACACGGTAGGTGGTCAGTTCATCGCATTCCAAGATGTTAAGAAGATCTTGGGCTTCAGATACTTCTCTGATATGGCGAAACAAACTGTTGCTCAAACAGGTCTTTTGAAGCACTACGGTCAATGTAACGATATGGAAGTGGGTCTAGAGCCAGGTTGTGCGCGCTATGACCAAGGTGCTTCTGCGGTTGAAGTTGTTAAAAACGAAATCCAGAACTACCACAGATCTTACGCGACTTCTTACCACGCGTCTGATCGTTTGAACTTCGGATGGCCACAAAAAGTAAACGTGATCAGAAACTCTATCTCTAGATTCTCTACGATCCGCGCTTACTTGGATGACTACTTCAGAATGGTGATCTACCGTACGGCATTGTCAGACGCTGAAATGGCTGACTTCCGTGAGGCTTCCCACCTTGGATACGATTTCTTCCACGAAGTGATCCGTATCCCTGACACGAACTTGGCTTTCGGTAACTCGAAAGAAGAAATCAAACAACGTTTGATCCCAGTTCCATACATGTTGAACGAACCCGTTGTTCAAAACGGTCAGCAAGCTGTCGATGCAAATGGTCAGCCGGTGTTTAAACAAACTCCTGACGTGCGCATCCTTGAAGCACGCCGTGTTTACGACGCGGCTCCGGCTCCGATGAGCGATCGTTTGGATACTTTGGGTATCGGTTACGACAAGCAGTTTGCCCTTCAGTTTTTGTTGACTGCAAATCCAGCAGCTATGACTGATGACTCGCAAACGGGTTGGATTGGTTACAACGAATTCGAACAATACTTCATGGGAGTTCAACATGCGGCTCAATCTCAGAACATGTTGACGCTTCTTGAAATCATCTCTGGCACATTGAACGCGGGCTTCGTGGACAAATACCACAACTTGCAGACAGTGGAATTGCCAGTGAATGTGAACAGAAACTTGCTTGATTCTGCAACTTTGGGTGGTTTGGCTGATACGAACCAATACCGTTACCCAGGTTTGGATACCTTCGCAGAGTTCTTCAAAGTGGGAACTTTGAAAGGTGGAAAAACAGTTAAAGATCGTTTGATGGCGACTCGTTACGGTCAAAGTTCAAAATCGGCTGCGGGTGTTAAGTTCTTCGCTGCTGACAACGCGATCGGTGCGCAAGTTCTAGTAAGCAAAGCGGCTCGTAAAGGCGCGCTTCTAGAAAACAAAGATACTTTGGCTCAAGGTATGATCCAAATGATCCAAGCGGACATGGAATTGAGTGCAAAAGTGGCCGCGGTTAAAAAGGCCGACGAAAAGTTGAAAGACAAAGCATTTGCTGACATCGTAGCTTCTTCTGAAGAGCTTAAAGCTGTAGCTGCTAAAGGTGATGCTGCGGCTGCGGAACTTGTGAAGACATTGACAGCTTTGAACCAAAACGGCGCGATCGTGTCGGCTGAAGAGATCAAAGCAAATCCAAACTTCGCTTTGGATAAGCAAGTGTTGATGTTAAGAAGCATGACTAGCAGATCTATGTCATACTTCACGCAAGTAAAACCAATGCTTGAGCAAGTTCCTTTAGAGCAGTTGAACAACGTATTGCAACAGTTGGCGGGTTTGAAGTCAAACAACACGACTCTTGCAAACTCTTTGGATTTGCTAGCGCTAGGTCAGGAAGTTTTAGTTCAAGCCGTGTCTTCAGTACAAATTGTACTTAAAGACCGTGGCCCAGTATCGGGTGATGTGGTGATGGGATTGATGATGGATGCTTCTCCATTGTCGAACTCACAACAAAACTTGATGTACGCGATCGAAGATCTTGCTCGCTACACAAGCATCTTGAATCCTGAGTACATCTACTAATACGAATTTTATATACGCGGCCCCGCTCTCTCCTGGGGTCGCGTTTTTTATTTTCCAAACCACGGAGTCCATAATGAAAAAAACAGTTCTCTTGGGTCTTTTATTGTTAGGAAGTTCTTCTGCATTTGCCAGCATACAGGACTATAT
This window contains:
- a CDS encoding SDR family NAD(P)-dependent oxidoreductase, with amino-acid sequence MEITNRHILITGASRGIGKAFAKMCAEDKANLHLVMRQSDDSLVKELQAAGAKSVTVWEADLSTRQGVDALLHNLKETSIDILFNNAGMLTGGLIEEQPLDDIYKMFQVNVNALVHLTHGLLPGMLERKRGKIINNSSVSAYMHFPCASTYAASKAAVMAFTDCIRMELKDTGVTTLLLVTPGIKTRMFDEIETLYSKNFVIPTESISPAKYAQMIREAILHDIEVLEPSGLTGVGLKIAKFVKPLFDIEVGRRFKRN
- the rnhA gene encoding ribonuclease HI, producing the protein MAIKVRDYILIFSDGACSGNPGPGGWGSIVLLPNDQVQELGAGERSTTNNRMEMTAAVEALKFISAVPGPVHFYTDSTYLIRGITQWIWGWKKRGWKTAEGADVSNRDIWEELAQLIQARGPGNKIEWKYSRGHVGTPGNERCDRIAVAFSKNDYVSLYQGPLSSYPINMLEVPADTALPEMRAPGEKKEAFSYLSNIGGLVYRHKNWPSCQNRVSGKSGAKFKKATSAADEIEILKSWGLSPQTVIKEG
- a CDS encoding DUF5602 domain-containing protein, producing MKGIFVFCGLFFLAIYAHGFIVYGDAVAMGEGTAKAFADIGEDGTPYSVGLAFTEGALNALPQHEPGEYTLKLPSILNIPPYNHMVINWMPHGHEPDGIYNRPHFDFHFYFINETTRKAITCMGADREICLKQPDPDKLPPFYVGGPEGVPQMGWHWVDMRSPEYNGKPFTTTYIYGYYDANLIFIEPMITREFLLKKKKFEQELMLPKTFTHLGYYPQKYSIHFDKTRAMHFITLKYLKEMQ
- a CDS encoding zinc-dependent metalloprotease, which gives rise to MAHKPQYTKAFTALLTFALVAAGCTKKRDATLPDSEALEIFAISDFATPSSEGFKAIAKSSAREKSLVEATSNKASNEKGLVAVDTSDSSIPQRLRFMFENLEVSGQEAQDFKIVFGVDSKYVTAYKLTNNVEGLTRLEKQLAVSPSEVQLSIDLQKATSSQAKKEIMNKMATAQKARSASLLNRANINVLVPLFKYDIAQKGVLERTKNELRESTSTLKLRETEFSQATHIRLNITSDSRKDVGSVDQKVEMDQIFTMESLDNKIHRAADLQSRYNFNMKFVADDSQVLTKLDSDDMKVYELTTVGSLSDDEKRLINTGRAAGEIIRCSDSGVTSADKNCVLRLVAKVPVTYKNARLVLADSKENTSNTIELQKVTKAQAQGLVEIAREVRAERARPTGIIDPLNTIKVADLKGEFYFRRTFEDASNMMLIGKSGTSGDLSVVKFELEKDRLVVRNQKALIKYEGQTAKDKEELMSVPVKYFKLETVDADGVALHVPKLIDAKKEDAEYVEIDWTKNTIPVANSPLAFFDAGECWAAETSQQVTDMDMRLNNDGILNFSLSGSYTVKPGCHNAPTTNNYALGWNVQFNYNVIERLSFKKRTNAQVDDAQWAPNIAPNVQSSLNFATFTMGETITSTDVRPGRENSEVYRPVVHDFRNGKVLHYWVGGLKNAPSDRKALITQAAVEVVAEWNEAFRKAFKGTNLERSGDYIVLHTGDDDTGHLGDLDRNYLWFFDQPTENGLLGVAQPAPNPYSGTIIANNVMVYSGNSEMEIRRMMESYKESREYEKMLDEAKQEALAEFQKELAAQQQGSSSAAEGSAGAASGSAAAEKVRSLTKSYGSFVQKLVLSSRPVAAQRFSSKYASNVAVKKAGKSLQAKVLKGRNVVSDAKVTSNKDFTRSVLQAALSQELKNDPIMMEAIIARELARTENGMSQQMKQLLLKQAQMKEMSARFDQQAKKRGGCFLYTRTEYNDKFLNSDFNTLFKKEIKATLLHEVGHAIGLVHNFKGSFDKANFNFAGEETNRNYTSIMDYIAAPEMEYQGPGTYDVHALRAAYTGLVELSDDIKAMVAKTGGVLTNQSKVSVNTVGGQFIAFQDVKKILGFRYFSDMAKQTVAQTGLLKHYGQCNDMEVGLEPGCARYDQGASAVEVVKNEIQNYHRSYATSYHASDRLNFGWPQKVNVIRNSISRFSTIRAYLDDYFRMVIYRTALSDAEMADFREASHLGYDFFHEVIRIPDTNLAFGNSKEEIKQRLIPVPYMLNEPVVQNGQQAVDANGQPVFKQTPDVRILEARRVYDAAPAPMSDRLDTLGIGYDKQFALQFLLTANPAAMTDDSQTGWIGYNEFEQYFMGVQHAAQSQNMLTLLEIISGTLNAGFVDKYHNLQTVELPVNVNRNLLDSATLGGLADTNQYRYPGLDTFAEFFKVGTLKGGKTVKDRLMATRYGQSSKSAAGVKFFAADNAIGAQVLVSKAARKGALLENKDTLAQGMIQMIQADMELSAKVAAVKKADEKLKDKAFADIVASSEELKAVAAKGDAAAAELVKTLTALNQNGAIVSAEEIKANPNFALDKQVLMLRSMTSRSMSYFTQVKPMLEQVPLEQLNNVLQQLAGLKSNNTTLANSLDLLALGQEVLVQAVSSVQIVLKDRGPVSGDVVMGLMMDASPLSNSQQNLMYAIEDLARYTSILNPEYIY